Proteins encoded in a region of the Streptomyces sp. NBC_01298 genome:
- a CDS encoding DUF4245 domain-containing protein: MKGKQTVVDMVRSLAVIGLVVGGIYLVIPHDEKADPTKVVDYRVESLTARRAAPYPVAVPVGLPPEWRATSVSYTRKDAAAWHLGFLDPAQQYVAVEQSADATDKYIAKVTRKAEATGETQQVGDRVWERWDGEKYDALVRHEQGYVTVVTGTASFEQLGAMAAALEFKQGS; encoded by the coding sequence ATGAAGGGCAAGCAGACGGTCGTGGACATGGTCCGGTCGCTGGCGGTGATCGGCCTCGTGGTCGGAGGGATCTATTTGGTCATCCCACATGACGAGAAGGCCGACCCGACGAAGGTGGTCGACTACCGCGTCGAGAGCCTCACGGCCCGGCGCGCGGCTCCGTACCCCGTGGCGGTGCCCGTCGGGCTGCCGCCGGAGTGGCGGGCGACCTCGGTGAGCTACACGCGCAAGGACGCCGCCGCCTGGCACCTGGGCTTCCTGGACCCGGCGCAGCAGTACGTGGCGGTGGAGCAGTCCGCGGACGCCACGGACAAGTACATCGCGAAGGTCACCCGCAAGGCCGAGGCCACCGGGGAGACCCAGCAGGTCGGCGACCGGGTCTGGGAGCGCTGGGACGGCGAGAAGTACGACGCCCTCGTCCGGCACGAGCAGGGCTACGTCACGGTGGTGACCGGGACGGCCTCCTTCGAGCAGCTCGGCGCGATGGCCGCGGCGCTGGAGTTCAAGCAGGGTTCGTAG
- the glpX gene encoding class II fructose-bisphosphatase, giving the protein MTEHNLPPQLEVSPEAPDRNLALELVRVTEAAAMAAGRWVGRGDKLGADGAAVNAMRTLISTVSMNGVVVIGEGEKDEAPMLFNGERVGDGTGAEVDIAVDPIDGTTLNAKGMPNAIAVLAAADRGTMFDPSAVFYMEKLVTGPEAADFVDINAPVSVNIRRVAKAKNMAVEDVTVIILDRPRHEGIVKEIRETGARIKFISDGDVAGSVLAVTEDSGIDLLLGIGGTPEGIISACAIKCMGGTIQGKLWPKDDAERQKAIDAGHDLDRVLFTDDLVSGDNVFFVATGITDGELLRGVHYRSETATTSSLVMRSKSGTIRQIDSTHRLSKLRAYSAIDFDRAK; this is encoded by the coding sequence ATGACCGAGCACAACCTGCCGCCCCAGCTCGAAGTCTCTCCGGAGGCACCCGACCGCAACCTGGCCCTGGAACTCGTACGGGTCACCGAGGCCGCCGCCATGGCCGCGGGCCGCTGGGTCGGACGCGGTGACAAGCTCGGCGCCGACGGCGCTGCCGTCAACGCGATGCGGACCCTGATCTCCACCGTCTCGATGAACGGCGTCGTCGTCATCGGCGAGGGCGAGAAGGACGAAGCCCCGATGCTCTTCAACGGCGAGCGGGTCGGCGACGGCACCGGTGCCGAGGTGGACATCGCCGTGGACCCCATCGACGGCACCACCCTGAACGCCAAGGGCATGCCGAACGCGATCGCCGTCCTGGCCGCCGCCGACCGCGGCACCATGTTCGACCCGTCCGCGGTGTTCTACATGGAGAAGCTGGTCACCGGTCCCGAGGCCGCCGACTTTGTCGACATCAACGCCCCGGTCTCCGTCAACATCCGCCGCGTCGCCAAGGCCAAGAACATGGCCGTGGAGGACGTCACGGTGATCATCCTCGACCGTCCCCGTCACGAGGGCATCGTCAAGGAGATCCGCGAGACCGGCGCGCGCATCAAGTTCATCTCCGACGGCGACGTCGCCGGCTCGGTCCTGGCGGTCACCGAGGACAGCGGCATCGACCTGCTGCTCGGCATCGGCGGCACCCCCGAGGGCATCATCTCGGCCTGCGCGATCAAGTGCATGGGCGGCACCATCCAGGGCAAGCTGTGGCCCAAGGACGATGCCGAGCGCCAGAAGGCGATCGACGCCGGCCACGACCTGGACCGCGTCCTGTTCACGGACGACCTGGTCTCCGGCGACAACGTGTTCTTCGTCGCCACCGGCATCACGGACGGCGAGCTGCTGCGCGGCGTCCACTACCGCTCGGAGACCGCGACGACCTCCTCGCTGGTCATGCGCTCGAAGTCGGGCACGATCCGGCAGATCGACTCGACGCACCGCCTCTCGAAGCTCCGCGCGTACAGCGCGATCGACTTCGACCGCGCCAAGTAG
- a CDS encoding WhiB family transcriptional regulator, whose amino-acid sequence MPHPPRQSLQVAAVQSLQGRPAAVVPKPRVPAREEDGPWHADAVCRRDEAGLFFAPSKEPTAARLSREDAAKRVCARCPVMVACREHALIQPEPYGVWGGLTAAERRVVLARRRRRAGELREAS is encoded by the coding sequence GTGCCGCATCCGCCGCGCCAGTCCCTGCAGGTAGCCGCCGTCCAGAGTCTTCAGGGGCGCCCGGCGGCGGTCGTTCCGAAGCCTCGGGTGCCGGCCAGGGAAGAGGACGGCCCCTGGCACGCGGACGCGGTGTGCCGGCGCGACGAGGCCGGGCTGTTCTTCGCCCCCTCCAAGGAGCCGACCGCCGCCCGGCTGTCCCGTGAGGACGCCGCCAAGCGGGTCTGCGCCCGCTGCCCCGTCATGGTCGCCTGCCGGGAGCACGCGCTGATCCAGCCCGAGCCCTACGGAGTCTGGGGCGGGCTGACGGCCGCCGAGCGCCGGGTGGTGCTGGCCCGCCGGCGGCGCCGGGCGGGGGAGCTGCGCGAAGCCTCGTAG
- a CDS encoding TIGR03086 family metal-binding protein, translating into MTASKWDLLDQAYGALRSVAAAVPADALGAPTPCDQWNVGQVLQHAAGDQLAYAGRVTGGPGPDEDPFAPTGALTGSPAELLEPALAAAAEAFAGVLPGTAEVAVPLPPFTLPAETAVAAAALDAAVHAWDLAVATGQASPLTPALAAALSPAARALAEPLRGFAYAPALLPAPDPDTDPAGALLAFLGRRPDWTPSAA; encoded by the coding sequence ATGACCGCATCCAAGTGGGACCTGCTCGACCAGGCGTACGGGGCGCTGCGCTCCGTCGCGGCCGCCGTACCGGCCGATGCCCTCGGCGCACCGACGCCCTGCGACCAGTGGAATGTCGGCCAAGTGCTCCAGCACGCGGCCGGCGACCAACTCGCCTACGCGGGCCGCGTCACCGGCGGGCCGGGACCGGACGAGGACCCCTTCGCGCCCACCGGCGCCCTGACGGGCAGTCCCGCGGAGCTGCTGGAACCCGCCCTCGCCGCCGCCGCGGAGGCCTTCGCCGGGGTGCTGCCGGGCACCGCCGAGGTGGCCGTGCCGCTGCCCCCGTTCACCCTCCCCGCCGAGACCGCGGTCGCGGCGGCCGCCCTCGACGCAGCCGTCCACGCCTGGGACCTCGCGGTCGCCACCGGCCAGGCCTCCCCGCTGACCCCCGCCCTCGCGGCGGCCCTGAGCCCGGCCGCCCGGGCGCTCGCCGAGCCGCTGCGCGGGTTCGCGTACGCCCCGGCGCTCCTCCCCGCGCCCGATCCGGACACCGATCCGGCCGGTGCGCTGCTCGCCTTCCTGGGCCGGCGGCCCGACTGGACGCCGTCCGCCGCATGA
- a CDS encoding DUF1707 SHOCT-like domain-containing protein, with protein sequence MDLEKQPSSAPAPAPAPAHAPGLRASDADRDRIAQILADAVAEGRLTAEEHSERLDSLYAVKTVAELDVLVRDLPAPGAGGRQEPAYAGVPAGAPVETVVAVCSSSSRKGRWRPGAHTRAVSVMGDISIDLTQAVFEQQVTEISVTSILGNVEILVPENVTLRGYGSGVLGNFEVRGEGRGETDPQAPVVIVRGFALLGNIEARPKLGARLVDLANRLRKGWEGTR encoded by the coding sequence GTGGACCTGGAAAAGCAGCCCTCATCCGCGCCGGCCCCCGCGCCGGCCCCCGCGCACGCCCCCGGGCTGCGCGCCTCCGACGCGGACCGGGACCGGATCGCGCAGATCCTCGCCGACGCCGTCGCCGAAGGGCGGCTGACCGCCGAGGAGCACTCCGAGCGGCTCGACTCGCTGTACGCGGTGAAGACGGTCGCGGAGCTGGACGTGCTCGTACGGGACCTGCCCGCGCCCGGCGCCGGCGGCCGGCAGGAGCCCGCGTACGCGGGGGTGCCGGCGGGCGCGCCCGTCGAGACGGTCGTCGCCGTGTGCAGCAGCTCCTCCCGCAAGGGCCGCTGGCGGCCGGGCGCGCACACCCGCGCGGTCTCCGTCATGGGCGACATCAGCATCGACCTGACCCAGGCGGTCTTCGAGCAGCAGGTCACCGAGATCAGCGTGACCAGCATCCTCGGCAACGTCGAGATCCTGGTCCCGGAGAACGTCACGCTGCGCGGCTACGGCAGCGGGGTCCTCGGCAACTTCGAGGTGCGGGGCGAGGGCCGCGGCGAGACCGACCCGCAGGCCCCGGTCGTGATCGTCCGCGGCTTCGCGCTGCTGGGCAACATCGAGGCCCGCCCCAAGCTCGGCGCCCGCCTGGTGGACCTGGCGAACCGGCTCCGCAAGGGCTGGGAGGGCACCCGGTGA
- a CDS encoding fumarate hydratase has protein sequence MPEFAYTDLLPLGEDSTPYRLVTAEGVSTFEADGRTFLKVEPEALRKLAEEAIHDIQHFLRPAHLAQLRRIIDDPEASANDKFVALDLLKNANIAAAGVLPMCQDTGTAIVMGKRGQNVLTEGADEAALSRGIYDAYTRLNLRYSQMAPVTMWEEKNTGSNLPAQIELYATDGGAYKFLFMAKGGGSANKSFLYQETKAVLNEASMMKFLEEKIRSLGTAACPPYHLAIVVGGTSAEHALKTAKYASAHYLDELPTEGSPLGHGFRDEALEQQVFELTQKIGIGAQFGGKYFCHDVRVVRLPRHGASLPIAIAVSCSADRQATAKITPEGVFLEQLERDPARFLPETTDEHLDDASADVVSIDLNQPMDDILATLTRHPVKTRLSLTGPLVVARDIAHAKIKELLDSGAEMPQYLKDHPVYYAGPAKTPEGYASGSFGPTTAGRMDSYVEQFQAAGGSKVMLAKGNRSQQVTDACGKHGGFYLGSIGGPAARLAQDCIKKVEVLEYEELGMEAVWKIEVEDFPAFIVVDDKGNDFFQNPAPEPTFTHIPVRGPGLA, from the coding sequence ATGCCAGAGTTTGCGTACACCGACCTGCTGCCCCTGGGCGAGGACTCCACCCCGTACCGGCTGGTGACCGCCGAAGGCGTCTCGACCTTCGAGGCCGACGGCCGTACGTTCCTCAAGGTCGAGCCGGAGGCGCTGCGCAAGCTCGCCGAAGAGGCCATCCACGACATCCAGCACTTCCTGCGCCCCGCGCACCTCGCGCAGCTGCGCCGCATCATCGACGACCCCGAGGCCTCCGCGAACGACAAGTTCGTCGCCCTCGACCTCCTGAAGAACGCCAACATCGCGGCGGCCGGCGTCCTGCCGATGTGCCAGGACACGGGCACGGCGATCGTGATGGGCAAGCGCGGTCAGAACGTCCTGACGGAGGGCGCCGACGAGGCGGCCCTGTCCCGCGGCATCTACGACGCATACACCCGCCTGAACCTGCGCTACTCGCAGATGGCCCCGGTCACCATGTGGGAGGAGAAGAACACCGGCTCGAACCTGCCCGCGCAGATCGAGCTGTACGCGACCGACGGCGGCGCGTACAAGTTCCTCTTCATGGCCAAGGGCGGCGGCTCCGCCAACAAGTCCTTCCTCTACCAGGAGACCAAGGCGGTCCTCAACGAGGCCTCCATGATGAAGTTCCTGGAAGAGAAGATCCGCTCGCTCGGTACGGCGGCCTGCCCGCCGTACCACCTGGCGATCGTGGTCGGCGGCACCTCTGCGGAGCACGCCCTGAAGACCGCCAAGTACGCCTCCGCGCACTACCTGGACGAGCTGCCCACGGAGGGCTCTCCGCTGGGCCACGGCTTCCGCGACGAGGCCCTGGAGCAGCAGGTCTTCGAACTCACCCAGAAGATCGGCATCGGCGCGCAGTTCGGCGGCAAGTACTTCTGCCACGACGTCCGCGTCGTCCGCCTCCCCCGCCACGGCGCGTCCCTCCCGATCGCGATCGCCGTCTCCTGCTCCGCGGACCGCCAGGCCACCGCGAAGATCACCCCCGAGGGCGTCTTCCTGGAGCAGCTGGAGCGCGACCCGGCACGCTTCCTCCCGGAGACGACGGACGAGCACCTGGACGACGCCTCCGCGGACGTGGTCTCCATCGACCTGAACCAGCCGATGGACGACATCCTCGCCACGCTCACCCGGCACCCGGTGAAGACCCGCCTCTCCCTCACCGGCCCGCTGGTCGTGGCGCGCGACATCGCGCACGCCAAGATCAAGGAACTCCTCGACTCGGGCGCGGAGATGCCGCAGTACCTGAAGGACCACCCGGTCTACTACGCGGGCCCCGCGAAGACGCCCGAGGGCTACGCGTCGGGCTCCTTCGGCCCGACCACGGCCGGCCGCATGGACTCCTACGTCGAGCAGTTCCAGGCGGCGGGCGGCTCCAAGGTCATGCTGGCCAAGGGCAACCGCTCCCAGCAGGTCACCGACGCCTGCGGCAAGCACGGCGGCTTCTACCTCGGCTCCATCGGCGGCCCCGCGGCGCGCCTCGCGCAGGACTGCATCAAGAAGGTCGAGGTCCTGGAGTACGAGGAGCTCGGCATGGAGGCCGTCTGGAAGATCGAGGTCGAGGACTTCCCGGCCTTCATCGTGGTCGACGACAAGGGCAACGACTTCTTCCAGAACCCGGCCCCGGAACCCACCTTCACCCACATCCCGGTCCGCGGCCCGGGCCTGGCGTAA
- a CDS encoding glycerophosphodiester phosphodiesterase, which produces MAATTDPAQARATRVIAHRGASHEYPEHTMAAYRQAIADGADALECDVRLTADHRLVCVHDRRVERTSDGRGVVSEMTYEELRALDFGAWKGPGHAGAGVLLFEDLLKEALAAPHPVGLAVETKHPTRAGGRLEAELVRLLGEYGLADGGAGRVEVMSFSRSALTRMHRLAPGLPAVYLIERGIRPPRPPYATHAGPGIELVRRDPALVGRLKAKGLRVRVWTVDEPEDVELCVRLGVDTLITNRPRDVRKLLLDM; this is translated from the coding sequence ATGGCAGCGACGACCGACCCCGCCCAGGCCCGCGCCACGCGGGTCATCGCCCATCGCGGGGCCTCCCACGAGTATCCCGAGCACACCATGGCCGCGTACCGGCAGGCCATCGCCGACGGGGCCGACGCGCTCGAATGCGACGTACGGCTCACCGCCGACCACCGGCTGGTCTGCGTGCACGACCGGCGGGTCGAGCGGACCTCCGACGGGCGCGGGGTCGTCTCCGAGATGACGTACGAGGAGCTGCGCGCCCTCGACTTCGGCGCGTGGAAGGGGCCCGGCCACGCCGGGGCCGGGGTGCTGCTCTTCGAGGACCTGCTCAAGGAGGCGCTGGCCGCCCCCCACCCCGTCGGGCTGGCCGTGGAGACCAAGCACCCCACCCGCGCGGGCGGCCGCCTGGAGGCCGAGCTGGTGCGGCTGCTCGGGGAGTACGGGCTCGCCGACGGCGGGGCCGGCCGCGTCGAGGTGATGAGCTTCTCCCGGTCCGCGCTGACCCGCATGCACCGCCTCGCCCCGGGACTGCCCGCCGTGTACCTGATCGAGCGCGGGATCCGGCCGCCGCGGCCCCCGTACGCCACGCACGCGGGCCCGGGCATCGAGCTCGTACGGCGGGACCCGGCTCTGGTGGGCCGGCTGAAGGCGAAGGGGCTCCGGGTGCGCGTGTGGACCGTGGACGAGCCCGAGGACGTGGAGCTCTGCGTCCGCCTGGGCGTGGACACGCTCATCACCAACCGGCCCCGGGACGTGCGCAAACTGCTGCTGGACATGTAG
- a CDS encoding ricin-type beta-trefoil lectin domain protein, whose amino-acid sequence MARARTQSRIRLRSTFAAVVAAAAALGGVTAITPMAHAATTAESAGAVVAPLTPELEAIRAAEAVKIYGDSAIRPLADRKTGLISLGDSEISGEGVGTYDPATNTPSNQCHRSPDSAIHRTGIAADYTFNAACSGGYTGNIKIGGSKQYADELVQSDSLAIKARNTRIKMVLLVAGANDDLQFGPVMTDCVTRWVLSQGTCEPKYGPGWQARVDGLKPKVQSTIGDLKSVMRDAGYADSDYKLVVMGYPSPIGPDFNDNPDFPGKLPGGCAGYDSDASWGRNYAVPTFEKGMRAAALAAGATYLDNSRLFNGHEVCMEDTWARGLYLDLGDHFPWDENTARQSFHPNYRGHGAFASCLTQLYASGLREASCADPASTGTPVLQAGAWDDLYKPLKNEVTGNCLDSSGGSSANNTKVLGWDCHGGRNQGWWYDSAKKSLHVELTHDRCLDAPGANYGNGTGLIIWNCHGGANQQFVRDGATLRPAAAPGMCLTVAAAHEPLRLQTCDGSASQRFV is encoded by the coding sequence ATGGCACGTGCCCGTACACAATCAAGGATCAGGCTCAGATCTACCTTCGCCGCCGTCGTGGCGGCGGCGGCCGCCCTCGGGGGCGTCACCGCCATCACCCCCATGGCCCACGCGGCGACCACCGCGGAGTCGGCCGGGGCCGTGGTGGCCCCTCTCACGCCCGAACTGGAGGCCATCCGGGCCGCCGAGGCCGTCAAGATCTACGGCGACTCCGCGATCCGCCCCCTCGCCGACCGCAAGACCGGTCTGATCTCGCTCGGCGACAGCGAGATCTCCGGCGAGGGCGTCGGCACCTACGACCCCGCGACCAACACCCCGTCCAACCAGTGCCACCGCTCGCCGGACTCGGCGATCCACCGCACCGGCATCGCGGCGGACTACACCTTCAACGCGGCCTGCTCCGGCGGCTACACCGGCAACATCAAGATCGGCGGCAGCAAGCAGTACGCCGACGAGCTGGTGCAGAGCGACAGCCTGGCCATCAAGGCCCGCAACACCAGGATCAAGATGGTGCTGCTGGTCGCCGGGGCCAACGACGACCTGCAGTTCGGCCCGGTCATGACCGACTGCGTCACCCGCTGGGTGCTCAGCCAGGGCACCTGCGAGCCGAAGTACGGTCCGGGCTGGCAGGCGCGCGTCGACGGGCTGAAGCCCAAGGTGCAGTCGACGATCGGCGACCTGAAGTCTGTCATGCGCGACGCCGGGTACGCCGACTCCGACTACAAGCTGGTCGTGATGGGCTACCCCAGCCCCATCGGCCCCGACTTCAACGACAACCCCGACTTCCCCGGCAAGCTCCCCGGCGGCTGCGCCGGCTACGACTCCGACGCCTCCTGGGGCCGCAACTACGCGGTGCCCACCTTCGAGAAGGGCATGCGCGCGGCCGCCCTCGCCGCGGGCGCGACCTACCTCGACAACTCGCGGCTCTTCAACGGCCATGAGGTCTGCATGGAGGACACCTGGGCCCGCGGCCTCTACCTCGACCTCGGGGACCACTTCCCGTGGGACGAGAACACCGCCCGCCAGTCCTTCCACCCCAACTATCGCGGCCACGGCGCCTTCGCGTCCTGTCTGACCCAGCTCTACGCCTCCGGCCTGCGCGAGGCCTCCTGCGCCGACCCGGCGAGCACCGGCACCCCCGTCTTGCAGGCCGGGGCCTGGGACGACCTGTACAAGCCGCTGAAGAACGAGGTGACGGGCAACTGCCTCGACTCCAGCGGGGGCTCCAGCGCCAACAACACCAAGGTCCTCGGCTGGGACTGCCACGGCGGCCGCAACCAGGGCTGGTGGTACGACTCCGCGAAGAAGTCCCTCCACGTCGAACTCACCCACGACCGCTGCCTGGACGCCCCCGGCGCCAACTACGGCAACGGCACCGGCCTCATCATCTGGAACTGCCACGGCGGCGCCAACCAGCAGTTCGTCCGTGACGGAGCCACCCTCCGGCCCGCCGCCGCCCCGGGCATGTGCCTGACGGTGGCCGCGGCCCACGAGCCGCTGCGCCTCCAGACCTGCGACGGCTCGGCCAGCCAGCGCTTCGTGTAA
- a CDS encoding class II fumarate hydratase, protein MTSDQQNGGAPEEYRTEHDSMGDVRVPAHAKWRAQTQRAVENFPISGQRLERAHIEALARIKAAAATVNGRLGVIDADIAAAIVSAADEVAGGRWGEHFPVDVFQTGSGTSSNMNANEVIATLATERLGRPVHPNDHVNASQSSNDVFPSSIHIAATAAVTGELIPALEHLAGAMERKSAEFAAVVKAGRTHLMDATPVTLGQEFGGYAVQLRYGVERLRAALPRLAELPLGGTAVGTGINTPPGFSAAVIAEVAATTGLPLTEARDHFEAQGARDALVETSGMLRTVAVSLTKICNDLRWMASGPRTGLAEINLPDLQPGSSIMPGKVNPVVPEAALMVAAQVMGNDAAVAVAGAAGNFELNVMLPVMARNILESIRLLGSVSRLLADRTVDGITANTARAREYAESSPSVVTPLNRYIGYEEAAKVAKKSLAERKTIREVVLESGYVDRGDLTLEQLDEALDVLRMTRP, encoded by the coding sequence ATGACCAGTGATCAGCAGAACGGCGGGGCTCCCGAGGAGTACCGCACCGAGCACGACTCCATGGGGGACGTACGCGTCCCCGCGCACGCCAAATGGCGAGCTCAGACCCAGCGCGCCGTGGAGAACTTCCCCATCTCCGGACAGCGTCTGGAGCGCGCCCACATCGAGGCCCTGGCGCGGATCAAGGCCGCGGCCGCCACCGTCAACGGCCGGCTCGGCGTGATCGACGCGGACATCGCCGCCGCCATCGTCTCGGCGGCCGACGAGGTCGCCGGGGGCCGCTGGGGCGAGCACTTCCCCGTCGACGTGTTTCAGACGGGTTCCGGCACCTCGTCCAACATGAACGCCAACGAGGTGATCGCCACCCTGGCCACCGAGCGCCTGGGCCGTCCGGTCCACCCCAATGACCACGTCAACGCCTCGCAGAGCTCCAACGACGTCTTCCCCTCCTCCATCCACATCGCCGCCACCGCCGCCGTCACCGGCGAGCTCATCCCCGCCCTGGAGCACCTGGCCGGCGCGATGGAGCGCAAGTCCGCCGAGTTCGCCGCGGTGGTCAAGGCCGGCCGGACGCACCTGATGGACGCCACCCCGGTGACCCTGGGCCAGGAGTTCGGCGGGTACGCGGTCCAGCTCCGCTACGGCGTCGAGCGGCTGCGCGCGGCGCTGCCCCGGCTGGCGGAGCTGCCGCTCGGCGGGACCGCCGTGGGCACCGGGATCAACACCCCGCCCGGGTTCTCGGCGGCCGTGATCGCCGAGGTGGCGGCGACGACGGGACTGCCACTGACCGAGGCGCGGGACCACTTCGAGGCCCAGGGGGCCCGGGACGCCCTCGTCGAGACGTCCGGAATGCTCCGTACGGTCGCCGTCTCGCTCACCAAGATCTGCAACGACCTGCGCTGGATGGCCTCGGGCCCGCGCACCGGATTGGCCGAAATCAATCTCCCGGATCTCCAGCCGGGGTCCTCGATCATGCCCGGGAAGGTCAATCCGGTCGTCCCCGAGGCCGCCCTGATGGTGGCCGCCCAGGTGATGGGAAACGACGCCGCCGTCGCGGTGGCGGGCGCCGCGGGCAACTTCGAGCTCAACGTGATGCTCCCCGTGATGGCCCGCAACATCCTGGAATCCATCCGGCTGCTCGGCTCCGTGAGCCGCCTGCTGGCCGACCGCACCGTCGACGGAATCACCGCCAACACGGCCCGGGCCAGGGAGTACGCCGAGTCCTCGCCCTCCGTGGTGACCCCGCTGAACCGGTACATCGGCTACGAGGAGGCCGCCAAGGTCGCCAAGAAGTCCCTCGCCGAGCGCAAGACGATCCGGGAGGTGGTCCTGGAGTCGGGCTACGTGGACCGCGGCGACCTCACCCTGGAGCAGCTCGACGAAGCCCTGGACGTGCTGCGGATGACCCGCCCCTGA
- the fomD gene encoding cytidylyl-2-hydroxypropylphosphonate hydrolase, with amino-acid sequence MTGTGGRGGGSARGSARGSARRAERDGAQDVRWAPGEQILWRYRDHAPDAKGAVHICRPVTVVTDTDELLAVWMAPGTECVKPVLADGTPVHEEPLATRYTAPRTTVRSRWFGAGVLKLARPGDPWSVWLFWDHGWEFKSWYVNLEEPRARWSGGIDSEDHFLDISVYPDRTWKWRDEDEFAQAQRSGLMDPEQARRVREAGRAAVAVIRAWGPPFSEGWQDWRPDPAWGVPALPEDWDRTPAHMTS; translated from the coding sequence ATGACAGGTACCGGAGGCCGCGGGGGCGGCAGTGCGCGCGGCTCGGCACGGGGTTCGGCGCGGCGTGCGGAGCGGGACGGTGCTCAGGACGTCCGCTGGGCGCCCGGGGAGCAGATCCTCTGGCGCTACCGCGATCACGCGCCCGACGCGAAGGGCGCCGTCCACATCTGCCGGCCCGTGACCGTGGTGACCGACACCGACGAGCTGCTCGCGGTGTGGATGGCCCCCGGGACCGAGTGCGTCAAGCCGGTGCTCGCCGACGGGACCCCGGTCCACGAGGAGCCGCTCGCCACCCGGTACACCGCGCCGCGGACCACCGTACGGTCGCGCTGGTTCGGGGCGGGCGTGCTGAAGCTGGCCCGGCCCGGGGACCCCTGGTCGGTGTGGCTGTTCTGGGACCACGGCTGGGAATTCAAGAGCTGGTACGTGAACCTGGAGGAGCCGCGGGCCCGGTGGTCCGGCGGCATCGACTCCGAGGACCACTTCCTGGACATCTCCGTCTACCCTGACCGCACGTGGAAATGGCGGGACGAGGACGAGTTCGCGCAGGCTCAGCGGTCGGGTCTGATGGATCCGGAACAGGCCCGGCGCGTCCGCGAGGCCGGACGCGCGGCGGTGGCCGTGATCAGGGCCTGGGGTCCGCCGTTCTCGGAGGGCTGGCAGGATTGGCGGCCGGACCCGGCCTGGGGCGTACCGGCCCTGCCGGAGGACTGGGACCGCACTCCGGCTCATATGACCTCATGA